From the genome of Seriola aureovittata isolate HTS-2021-v1 ecotype China chromosome 6, ASM2101889v1, whole genome shotgun sequence, one region includes:
- the usp24 gene encoding ubiquitin carboxyl-terminal hydrolase 24 isoform X1, translating into METEEEQHITTLLCMGFPDPDVIRKALRLAKNDINEAVALLTNESPGLGYGYEPMESGPAPGLGSSGDGENSGRTGTGGFDPPPAYHDVVDSERSNDENGNCSGGSMEFPTTNLYELESRVFTDHWSIPYKREESLGKCLIASTCLARHGLADADENCKRFIDRCMPEAFKKLLTSSAVHKWGTEIHEGIYNMLMLLVELVAERVKQDPVPVNLMGVLTMAFNPDNEYHFKNRMKACQRNWGEVFGEEANMFAVSPSNTYQKEPHGWLVDLVNRFGELGGFTAIQAKLNTEEIEIACVSALVQPLGVCAEYLNSSLVQPMLDPVIHKMITYVQNLEEKDLKDKRLVSIPDLLSAIKLLCMRFQRELVAVVDDLRLDTLLRMLKTPHFSTKMNSLKEVTKLIEESTVSKTVKNAIDTDKLLDWLVENSVLSIALEGNIDQAQYCERIKGIIELLGSKLSLDELSKIWRIQAGQSSTVIENIHTIIAAAAVKFSFDQLSHLFVLIQKSWEVESDRVRQKLLSLIGRIGREARSETTTGKVLEVLWELAHLPTLPTSLVQQALEEHLGILSDAYAVKETVKRSYIIKCIEDIKKTHTQEDSKGSDTQSSFLSGTWGKKKANSMAKASQQSSPQAVWVVPALRQLHEITRSFIKQTYQKQDKSIIQDLKKNFEIVKLITGSLVCCHRLAVTAAGNNGLSTLTLVDGRYTYQEYLDSHLRFLAFFLQEASLYLVWNRAKELWECLVSGPDVCELDREMCFEWFTKGQHDLESDVQQQLFKEKILKLEPYEITMNGFNLFKTFFENVNLCDHRLKRQGTQLCVERLDLAGMDFIWRIAMETPDEEIANEAIQLIITYSYTNLNPKMKKDSVSLHKKFIADCYKRLEAASSALGGPTLTHAVTRATKMLTATAMPTVATSVQSPSRYRGGFGSTKLVIIERLLLLAERYVITIEDMYSVPRTILPHGASYNGHPVTLHITYESTKDTFTLETHSNETIGSIRWKISEHLSCPVDNVQIFANDSVLTMNRDQKLLSQLGFSDEQSLTVKSSGTGTPSGSSESSASASSSSSSAVFNSAYALEQEKSLPGVVMALVCNVFEMLYQLANLDESRITIRVRKLLLLIPTDPEVQDALDNFVPKESSVWSHQKTLFTLGQGSGSRSPSMGSKQQHQPSAASILESLFRSSAPGMSTFRVLYNLEVLSSKLMPTSDDEMAKTSSKSFCENFLKAGGLSLVVNVMQRDSIPSEVDYETRQGVYSICLQLARFLLVGQSMPAALDDDVIRDGEALSSRPFRNAGRTGRQLSLCGTPEKSSYRQMSLSERSSIRVEEIIPAARVAIQTMEVGDFTSTVACFMRLTWAAAAGRLDLVGSPQPIRETHSSLLPQGVRTRVSSTGSNCSSSSDGETVPTALHAGICVRQQSVSIKDAIIAREALSLLVTCLQLRCQQLCSFYNLPSVNDFIIDILLGSPSGEIRRVACDQLYTLSQSDTSAFPEVQKPNLFLITVILTAQLPLWSPTSVMRGVNQRLLSQCTEYFDLRCQLLDDLTTSEMEVLKVSSATMLEDEISWLDNFEPSWSSEMETSEADNILLAGHLRLIKTLLSLCGSEKEHLGASLIQQLLDDFLFRASRIIINSSNPTPPSAPSHDFHPKCSTASSRLAAYEVLVMLADSSLSNLRLITKELLSMHHQSDPSLCKEFDYLPPVESRSVSGFVGLKNGGATCYMNAVFQQLYMQPGLPEAFLSIEDDTDQPEESVFYQVQSLFGHLMESKLQYYIPENFWKIFKMWNKELYVREQQDAYEFFTSLVDQLDEHLKKMGREQIFKNTFQGIFSDQKICKDCPHRYEREETFMALNLGVTSCQSLEISLDQFVRGEVLEGSNAYYCEKCKEKRTTVKRTCIKSLPSVLCIHLMRFGFDWESGRSIKYDEQIRFPWVLNMEPYTVSGMARQDCSGEGGEGRGDGMSGGSPRKKVTISENYELVGVVVHSGQAHAGHYYSFIKDRRGSARGRWYKFNDNVVEEFDMNDETLEYECFGGEYRPKVYDQSNPYPDVRRRYWNAYMLFYQKISDQNSPVLPKKSRVSIMRQEAEDLTLSAPSSPDVSPQSSPRPPRANNDRLTLLTRLVRKGEKKGLFVEKMPASIYQMVRDENLKFMRNRDVYNSDYFNFTLSLASVNATKLKHPDYQPMAKESLQLAVHFLFHTYLHTKKKLRVDTEEWMATVEVLLSKSSEACQWMVQYLVGPEGREITRVCLLECSVREVRVVVASILEKTLESALHFGDPGLDRLTDALLSLLDKDVPENVKNCAQYFSLFSNFTQRGCGPCQLLLKHSAYRRMLIFLLGPNRQNNQNRRWSPAQAREFLHLHSTLALITLYSDLGPQRTQAPGGFKLRVNNVPSSTPLLPLHTDIMTSLFTPEGQPYLLEVMFAMRELSGPLALLIEMVTYCSYCNEPFSLGLLHLLKTQLETAPPHELKNIFQLLQEILVVEDPLQTQRLKFAFESEKGLLALMHQSNNMDSRRCYQCVKFLVTLAQKCPPAKDYFKDLSGHWSWAVQWLQKKMTEHYWTPQSNVSNETSTNKTFQRTISAQDTLAYATALLNEKEQSGSSNGSDGSPANENADRSLRQGSESPMMLGDSKSDLEDVDP; encoded by the exons ATGGAGACCGAAGAGGAGCAGCACATAACGACGCTCCTCTGCATGGGTTTCCCAGACCCCGACGTGATAAGGAAAGCGCTCCGGCTGGCAAAGAACGACATCAACGAGGCAGTGGCGCTCCTAACGAACGAAAGCCCCGGACTCGGTTATGGATATGAGCCGATGGAGAGTGGGCCTGCTCCCGGCTTGGGCTCGAGCGGAGACGGGGAAAACAGCGGGCGGACTGGGACTGGAGGGTTTGATCCTCCGCCCGCATACCACGATGTGGTGGATAGCGAG AGGAGCAACGATGAGAATGGGAACTGCTCCGGGGGAAGCATGGAGTTCCCCACCACCAACCTGTATGAGCTGGAGAGTCGAGTCTTTACTGATCACTGGTCGATACCTTACAAGAGAGAGGAGTCCCTGGGCAAGTGCCTCATCGCGTCCACCTGTCTAGCCAGGCATG GTCTCGCTGACGCTGATGAGAACTGCAAGCGGTTCATAGATCGCTGCATGCCGGAGGCCTTTAAAAAG TTGCTGACTAGCAGTGCAGTACACAAGTGGGGCACAGAGATTCACGAGGGGATCTACAACATGCTCATGTTGCTGGTGGAGCTGGTTGCAGAGAGGGTCAAGCAAGACCCCGTCCCTGTAAACCTGATGGGAGTCCTGACTATG GCCTTCAACCCTGATAACGAGTACCATTTCAAGAATCGGATGAAGGCCTGTCAGAGGAACTGGGGTGAAGTTTTCGGAGAAGAGGCCAACATGTTCGCCGTCTCTCCCAGCAACACCTATCAGAAG GAGCCTCATGGTTGGCTGGTTGATTTGGTGAATCGG TTTGGAGAGTTGGGAGGATTCACTGCCATCCAGGCGAAGCTCAACACAGAGGAAATCGAGATTGCC TGTGTATCAGCTCTGGTCCAGCCTCTTGGAGTTTGTGCAGAATACCTAAACTCTAGCCTTGTCCAg CCCATGCTTGATCCAGTCATCCACAAGATGATCACGTATGTGCAGAACCTGGAGGAGAAGGATCTAAAAGACAAG CGTCTGGTCAGCATCCCCGACCTGCTGTCGGCCATCAAGCTGCTGTGTATGAGGTTCCAGAGAGAACTGGTCGCCGTGGTGGACGACCTGCGGCTGGACACGCTGCTGCGTATGCTCAAAACCCCCCACTTCTCCACCAAGATGAACTCTCTCAAAGAG GTGACAAAGTTAATAGAGGAGAGCACGGTGTCGAAGACGGTGAAAAACGCCATTGACACAGATAAACTTCTGGACTGGCTTGTGGAGAATTCAGTCCTGTCAATAGCACTGGAGG GCAACATCGATCAAGCTCAGTACTGTGAGAGGATTAAGGGAATCATCGAGCTGCTGGGGAGTAAACTGTCCCTGGACGAGCTCTCTAAGATCTGGAGAATACAG GCGGGCCAGTCATCAACTGTGATAGAAAACATTCATACAAtcatcgctgctgctgctgtgaagttCAGCTTTGATCAACTCAGCCACCTCTTCGTGCTCATACAGAAG AGCTGGGAGGTTGAGAGCGACCGTGTGAGGCAGAAGCTGCTCAGTCTGATCGGGAGGATCGGCAGAGAAGCTCGCTCTGAAACTACAACTGGAAAG GTGCTGGAGGTGCTGTGGGAGCTGGCTCATCTCCCCACCCTGCCCACCAGTCTAGTTCAGCAGGCGCTGGAGGAGCACCTGGGGATCCTGAGCGACGCCTATGCTGTCAAGGAGACGGTGAAACGCAGTTACATCATTAAATGTATTGAGGACATTAAGAAG ACTCACACTCAGGAGGACAGTAAAGGCAGCGACACTCAAAGCTCATTTCTTTCTGGCACTTGGGGCAAGAAGAAAGCTAACTCTATGGCTAAA GCCTCTCAGCAGAGCAGTCCTCAGGCGGTCTGGGTCGTTCCTGCTCTCCGTCAGCTGCACGAGATCACCCGCTCTTTCATTAAGCAGACATATCAAAAACAggacaag AGCATCATCCAGGACCTGAAGAAGAACTTTGAGATCGTCAAACTGATCACAGGATCCCTCGTGTGCTGCCATCGACTCGCCGTCACCGCCGCCGGAAATAATGGACTCTCGACCTTGACCCTGGTGGACGGACGATACACCTACCAGGag TATCTGGACAGCCACCTGCGCTTCCTGGCCTTCTTCCTCCAAGAGGCCAGCCTCTACCTGGTCTGGAACAGAGCCAAAGAACTGTGGGAGTGCCTGGTTTCGGGGCCGGATGTCTGTGAACTTGACCGTGAG atgtgttttgagtggTTCACCAAAGGACAGCATGACCTCGAGAGTgatgttcagcagcagctcttcaaGGAGAAGATTTTAAAACTTGAGCCGTATGAGATCACTATGAACG GTTTTAATCTGTTTAAGACCTTCTTTGAGAACGTTAATCTATGTGATCATCGCCTGAAACGCCAAGGAACTCAGCTG TGTGTGGAGCGCCTTGACCTGGCAGGGATGGATTTTATCTGGCGCATCGCCATGGAAACTCCTGATGAAGAAATAGCCAATGAAGCAATCCAACTCATTATCACATACAGCTACACCAACCTCAATCCCAAGATGAAGAag GATTCTGTGTCTTTACACAAGAAGTTCATTGCTGATTGTTACAAGAGACTGGAG GCAGCGAGTTCTGCCCTGGGAGGTCCTACTTTGACACATGCTGTTACTAGGGCAACCAAGATGCTGACGGCCACCGCCATGCCAACTGTGGCCACATCTGTACAATCACCATCCAGGTACAGAGGGGGGTTTGG ATCCACTAAGCTGGTAATAATCGAAAGACTGCTGCTATTGGCTGAACGCTACGTCATCACTATAGAG gacATGTACTCAGTTCCTCGCACTATTCTACCTCACGGGGCCTCGTACAACGGACACCCTGTCACTCTTCATATCACCTACGAGTCAACCAAAGACACTTTCACCTTAGAG acCCACAGTAATGAAACAATAGGAAGTATCCGGTGGAAGATATCTGAGCACTTGAGCTGTCCGGTGGACAATGTCCAGATCTTTGCCAATGATAGTGTG TTGACCATGAACCGGGACCAGAAGCTGCTGTCCCAGCTCGGCTTCAGCGATGAGCAGAGCCTGACTGTGAAGAGCTCGGGCACCGGGACTCCTTCTGGCAGCTCCGAGTCCTCAGCCTCCGCCTCTAGCAGCTCCAGCTCCGCCGTCTTCAACTCCGCCTACGCCTTGGAGCAG GAGAAGTCCCTGCCTGGTGTGGTGATGGCCTTGGTGTGTAATGTGTTTGAGATGCTTTACCAGCTGGCTAACCTCGACGAATCCAG GATCACCATTCGTgtgaggaagctgctgctgctgatcccAACAGACCCAGAGGTGCAGGACGCTCTCGACAACTTTGTTCCCAAAGAATCCAGCGTCTGGAGCCACCAG AAGACGCTGTTCACCCTCGGCCAGGGGTCCGGCTCTCGCTCTCCGTCTATGGGCTCCAAGCAGCAGCACCAGCCAAGTGCCGCATCCATCTTGGAGTCCCTGTTCAGATCCTCGGCACCGGGCATGTCCACCTTCAGAGTGCTGTACAACCTGGAG gtgtTGAGCTCAAAGCTCATGCCCACGTCTGATGACGAGATGGCCAAAACCAGCAGCAAGTCCTTCTGTGAGAACTTCCTTAAAGCAGGCGGTCTCAG cCTGGTTGTGAATGTGATGCAGAGAGACTCCATCCCATCAGAGGTGGACTACGAGACCAGACAAGGAGTCTACTCCATCTGCCTTCAGCTGGCCAG GTTCCTCTTGGTTGGTCAGAGCATGCCCGCTGCActggatgatgatgtcatcagagaCGGCGAGGCGCTGTCGTCCCGTCCGTTCCGTAACGCGGGACGGACCGGGCGTCAGCTGTCTCTGTGCGGAACCCCGGAGAAGTCTTCCTACAGACAGATGTCTTTGTCCGAGCGCTCGTCCATCAGAGTGGAGGAGATCATACCTGCTGCTCGTGTCGCTATTCAG ACCATGGAGGTGGGTGACTTCACCTCCACAGTGGCGTGTTTCATGCGTCTGACCTGGGCGGCCGCTGCAGGCCGATTGGATCTGGTTGGCAGcccacagccaatcagagagacCCACAGTTCACTTCTGCCGCAGGGAGTCCGCACCAGAGTCAGCAGTACAG gaagTAACTGTAGCTCCAGCAGTGACGGCGAGACCGTGCCGACGGCGTTGCACGCAGGGATATGTGTCAGACAGCAAAGCGTCTCCATCAAAGACGCCATCATCGCCCGCGAGGCTCTGTCGCTGCTGGTGACCTGCCTGCAGCTACGCTGTCAGCAGCTAT GTTCTTTTTATAACCTTCCCTCCGTCAATGATTTCATCATCGATATTCTTCTGGGATCTCCCAGCGGAGAG ATCCGTCGTGTGGCTTGTGATCAGCTGTACACTCTCAGCCAGTCCGACACCTCAGCCTTCCCCGAAGTCCAGAAACCCAACCTGTTCCTCATCACGGTCATTCTCACTGCGCAGCTGCCACTGTGGAGTCCCACGTCCGTCATGAGAGGAGTCAACCAGAG GTTGCTGTCCCAGTGCACCGAGTACTTCGACCTTAGATGTCAGCTTCTCGATGACCTCACCA CGTCAGAGATGGAGGTGTTGAAAGTGAGTTCAGCCACCATGCTGGAGGACGAGATCTCTTGGCTCGACAACTTTGAGCCCAGCTGGAGCTCAGAGATGGAGACCAGCGAGGCGGACAACATCCTCCTGGCCGGACACCTCCGACTCATCAAGACCCTGCTCTCGCTCTGTGGCAGCGAGAAGGAGCATCTAG GGGCGTCTCTGATTCAGCAGCTGTTGGATGACTTCCTGTTTCGAGCCTCACGCATCATCATCAACAGCTCCAACCCAACACCTCCCTCAGCTCCCAGCCACGACTTCCATCCCAA gtgcagCACAGCCAGCAGCAGACTGGCAGCCTACGAGGTGCTAGTGATGCTGGCAGACAGCTCTCTGTCAAACCTCCGACTCATCACCAAAGAGTTACTGTCCATGCACCACCAGTCTGATCCTTCCCTCTGCAAGGAGTTTGAT tatCTGCCCCCGGTGGAGAGCCGATCAGTCTCAGGTTTTGTGGGACTGAAGAACGGAGGAGCCACTTGTTACATGAACGCCGTCTTCCAGCAGCTCTACATGCAGCCAGGCCTGCCGGAG GCTTTCCTGTCCATTGAGGACGACACAGACCAGCCAGAGGAGAGTGTCTTCTACCAGGTCCAGTCTTTGTTTGGACATCTGATGGAGAGCAAGCTGCAGTACTACATACCTGAGAACTTCTGGAAG ATCTTCAAGATGTGGAACAAGGAGCTGTATGTGCGAGAACAGCAGGACGCCTATGAGTTCTTCACCAGTCTGGTGGACCAGCTTGACGAACATCTCAAG AAAATGGGCCGAGAGCAGatcttcaaaaacacatttcagggAATCTTCTCCGACCAGAAGATTTGTAAGGACTGTCCTCACAG GTACGAGCGTGAAGAAACGTTCATGGCGTTGAACCTCGGAGTGACTTCCTGTCAGAGTTTAGAGATCTCATTAGACCAGTTTGTCAGAGGGGAGGTGCTGGAGGGAAGCAACGCCTACTACTGTGAGAAATGCAAGGAGAAG agAACCACAGTGAAGAGGACATGCATCAAATCCCTGCCCAGTGTTCTCTGTATCCACCTCATGCGCTTCGGCTTCGACTGGGAAAGCGGACGCTCCATCAAATACGACGAACAGATTCGG TTCCCCTGGGTGCTGAACATGGAGCCCTACACCGTCTCTGGGATGGCTCGACAGGACTGCAGCGGAGAGGGCGGCGAGGGGCGGGGCGACGGGATGTCAGGAGGTTCGCCCAGGAAGAAAGTCACGATTTCTGAGAACTACGAACTCGTGGGAGTCGTTGTCCACAGCGGTCAGGCACACGCCGGACACTACTACTCCTTTATTAAAGATCGCCG tgGCAGCGCCAGGGGACGCTGGTACAAGTTCAACGACAACGTGGTGGAGGAGTTTGATATGAACGATGAAACTCTGGAGTACGAGTGTTTTGGAGGAGAGTACCGCCCCAAAGTCTATGACCAGT ccaacCCGTACCCTGACGTGCGGAGGAGATACTGGAACGCCTACATGTTGTTCTATCAGAAGATCAGCGACCAGAACTCTCCCGTCCTGCCCAAGAAGAGCAGAGTCAGCATCATGAGGCAGGAAGCTGAGGACCTGACACT GTCTGCACCGTCCTCTCCTGATGTTTCCCCACAATCCTCCCCTCGCCCCCCGAGGGCCAACAACGACCGCCTCACCCTCCTCACCCGTCTGGTCCGCAAGGGAGAGAAGAAGGGCCTGTTCGTGGAGAAGATGCCGGCCAGCATCTATCAG ATGGTGCGCGACGAGAATCTGAAGTTCATGAGGAACAGAGATGTCTACAACAGCGACTACTTCAACTTCACCCTCTCTCTGGCCTCCGTCAACGCA ACAAAACTGAAGCATCCAGACTACCAGCCTATGGCCAAAGAGAGTCTCCAGCTGgctgttcacttcctgttccacaCCTACCTGCACACCAAAAAGAAACTCCG GGTGGACACAGAGGAGTGGATGGCCACAGTGGAGGTGCTGCTGTCGAAGAGCAGCGAGGCGTGTCAGTGGATGGTGCAGTACCTGGTCGGACCAGAGGGTCGAGAGATCACCAG GGTTTGTCTGTTGGAGTGCAGCGTGAGGGAGGTGAGGGTGGTGGTCGCGTCCATCCTCGAAAAGACCCTGGAGAGCGCGCTTCACTTCGGAGACCCAGGATTGGACCGTTTGACCGACGCCCTGCTCTCCTTATTGGACAAAGATGTTCCTGAGAATGTGAAAAACTGTGCGCAGTACTTCAGCCTCTTCAGTAACTTCACTCAGAGG GGTTGCGGTCCCTGTCAGTTGTTGTTAAAACACTCAGCTTATCGCCGGATGCTCATCTTCCTGTTGGGACCCAATAGGCAGAACAACCAG AACCGGCGGTGGAGTCCAGCTCAGGCTCGGGAGTTCCTCCACCTGCACAGCACTCTGGCCCTCATCACTCTGTACTCTGACCTCGGCCCTCAGCGGACGCAAG CTCCAGGAGGGTTTAAGCTGCGTGTGAATAACGTCCCAtcctccacccccctcctccccctccacacGGATATCATGACCTCGCTCTTCACTCCAGAGGGACAGCCTTACCTTCTGGAG GTGATGTTCGCCATGCGTGAGTTGTCGGGCCCGCTGGCTCTGCTGATAGAGATGGTGACCTACTGCTCGTACTGTAATGAGCCCTTCTCCCTGGGTTTGCTGCACCTACtcaag ACCCAGCTGGAGACGGCGCCGCCTCATGAGCTGAAGAACATCTTTCAGTTGCTGCAGGAGATACTA GTAGTGGAAGATCCCCTGCAGACCCAGAGACTGAAGTTTGCTTTTGAGTCAGAGAAAGGCTTGTTAG CCTTGATGCACCAGAGCAACAACATGGACAGCAGGCGCTGTTACCAGTGTGTGAAGTTCCTGGTTACATTAGCCCAGAA GTGTCCTCCAGCCAAGGATTACTTCAAGGACCTGTCCGGTCACTGGAGCTGGGCAGTGCAGTGGCTACAGAAAAAG ATGACAGAACACTACTGGACTCCACAGAGCAATGTCTCCAATGAGACGTCCACCAACAAAACCTTCCAGCGCACTATCTCtgcacag gacacCCTGGCCTACGCCACAGCGCTGTTAAACGAGAAGGAGCAGTCCGGCAGCAGTAACGGCTCCGACGGCAGCCCAGCAAATGAAAACGCCGACCGCAGCCTCCGACAG GGGTCAGAGTCTCCCATGATGCTCGGCGACTCGAAGAGCGATCTAGAAGACGTTGACCCGTAG